The genomic window GCGGGGGGCGTGAGGGCCGGCTGGATCCTCTTCGGCGGCGCGGTGGCGGCGGCCCTCCTCCCCTGGTCCCCCTACCACTCGAGCCTCGTGACCATGGCGCTGCTGTTCGGCCTCCTGGCCGCCTCCTGGCACCTGTTGGCCCTGGGCGGCCGCCTCTCGTTCGGCCACGCAGCCTTCTTCGGCGTCGGAGCCTACGCGTCCGCCCTCCTGGCCTCTCGCTCCGGCCTCGACGTGTGGGCTGCCGTTCCGGGCGGGGGGCTCGCCGCGGCGGCGGTGGCGCTCCCGGTCGGGGCCCTCTCCCTGCACCTCAAGGGACCCTACTTCAGCCTGGCCACATTCGCCGCCGCCGAGATCCTCCGGATCCTGACCACCCAGTGGACGTCGCTCACCGGCGGGACCTGGGGGCTCATCGGTCTCCCGCCGCTCCCCGCCAAAGGATCGCTCCTGGCCGCGGGCGGGATCGGCGCGGTCCTCCTGGTCCATGTCTTCCTGGGGCGGAGCCGATGGGGCCTGGCCCTGGCGGCCCTCCGGCAGCAACAGGAGCGGGCGGAGGGGCTGGGGGTGCCATCGCGCCCCCTCCTCTTCGCCGCGCTCGCCACCAGCGCGGCCTTCGCGGGGCTCGCCGGGGCGCTCTACGCGCACCACGTCCGGTCCCTGGAGCCGGCCACCGCCTTCAGCCTCCTCTTCTCGGTCCTCCCCCTCGTCATGACCCTCTTCGGCGGAATGGCCTCCCCGGCGGGCCCGCTGCTGGGGGCGGGTATCCTCTACTTCCTCGACGAGCTGCTCCTGCAGCCCCGGTTCCCGATGGGACACCAGCTCCTTTACGCCGCCGCGATCCTCCTGGTACTCTTGGGAGCGCCGGAGGGCCTGGCGGGACTGGCCCGGAGGCGCGGGGGAGAGCGTGGCGCTCCTTGAGGTCCGGCGCCTCAGCAAGGCCTTCGGTGGCCTGCGGGCCCTGCGAGACGTCGGTTTCGCCGTGTCGGAAGGGGAGGTCCTGGGGGTCATCGG from Candidatus Methylomirabilis sp. includes these protein-coding regions:
- a CDS encoding branched-chain amino acid ABC transporter permease, giving the protein MRAGWILFGGAVAAALLPWSPYHSSLVTMALLFGLLAASWHLLALGGRLSFGHAAFFGVGAYASALLASRSGLDVWAAVPGGGLAAAAVALPVGALSLHLKGPYFSLATFAAAEILRILTTQWTSLTGGTWGLIGLPPLPAKGSLLAAGGIGAVLLVHVFLGRSRWGLALAALRQQQERAEGLGVPSRPLLFAALATSAAFAGLAGALYAHHVRSLEPATAFSLLFSVLPLVMTLFGGMASPAGPLLGAGILYFLDELLLQPRFPMGHQLLYAAAILLVLLGAPEGLAGLARRRGGERGAP